Proteins from a single region of Candidatus Hinthialibacter antarcticus:
- a CDS encoding CDC27 family protein: MSPQNDNRNAVGQKAQQLRAQVKLQSINRAMRDMQEERSESDVAQEEQFLRLLRDGVADEIRSAIIEARREIEQHRKLGRLSTQSDETATAFESKAVVFLKQKELLEKLEENLDLLKAQQKTENTDQCKTDIEEFTQRAVEQRKTCVALAEEVLKLRRRFDNQVRQDRRAVSGLMQTFHTCLEHLPPANRGKLEVQIREKIKSVDVTTQIKILNAIINKLAMSIPSIAITQVDNLYDAARLSFREKKFKQALTELDQLFKFNKLHIDAHRLRAQIFHHVHNTIAYNMELRMIAKIPEAGARDFYALAQALESTTLEEAYEFYLKTAELDSRLKYVEKLGEVAYRLRRWAQALNAFDRIVAKKPNRAKTLHKLGHCYFETHVDEKALDSLRAAIHLKDDCSTSHVILGRIYRNRRMLEQAESCFRCAVDLDSHDPESRYWLALLLYDAGETNEALIFAQLAFDMEPVRVRNRILLAKCIADSGNHENALAMLDESLEAGSPSLDLLLAYSDICRLAGQVSKAVDVFEPVLKRFPRHPQLRAEFGLLLLDSGRFKEAAPYLNPTGTIKAA; the protein is encoded by the coding sequence ATGAGTCCGCAAAATGACAATCGCAACGCGGTCGGCCAGAAGGCGCAGCAGCTGCGCGCTCAAGTTAAATTACAATCAATCAATCGCGCCATGCGAGACATGCAAGAAGAACGGTCTGAGTCGGACGTTGCGCAAGAGGAGCAATTTCTGCGTTTATTGCGCGACGGCGTTGCCGATGAAATTCGCAGCGCCATCATCGAAGCCCGCCGTGAAATTGAACAGCACCGTAAATTGGGGCGGCTTTCAACTCAAAGTGATGAAACCGCAACCGCGTTTGAATCAAAGGCGGTCGTGTTCTTAAAACAAAAAGAACTACTTGAAAAGCTGGAAGAAAATCTTGACCTGTTAAAAGCGCAGCAAAAAACTGAAAATACGGATCAATGTAAGACGGACATTGAAGAGTTTACGCAGCGTGCAGTCGAACAACGGAAAACATGCGTGGCGTTGGCCGAAGAGGTATTAAAACTGCGGAGGCGGTTTGACAATCAGGTGCGGCAGGACCGCCGGGCGGTCAGCGGCTTGATGCAGACCTTTCATACGTGTCTCGAGCATTTGCCACCCGCAAACCGGGGCAAACTCGAAGTACAAATCCGCGAAAAAATTAAAAGCGTTGATGTCACCACACAAATCAAAATACTGAACGCCATTATCAACAAACTGGCGATGAGTATTCCCTCAATCGCAATAACCCAAGTCGATAATTTATATGACGCCGCGCGGTTATCGTTTCGCGAAAAGAAGTTTAAACAAGCGTTAACCGAACTCGACCAATTGTTTAAGTTTAACAAACTTCACATTGACGCCCACCGTTTGCGCGCACAAATTTTTCACCATGTTCACAATACAATCGCCTACAACATGGAACTACGGATGATCGCGAAAATCCCCGAAGCGGGTGCGCGTGATTTTTATGCCTTGGCCCAAGCGCTAGAATCGACCACGCTGGAAGAAGCGTACGAATTTTACTTGAAGACCGCTGAGTTGGATTCGCGGTTGAAATATGTTGAGAAGTTGGGTGAGGTTGCGTATCGGTTGCGTCGTTGGGCGCAAGCGCTCAATGCCTTTGATCGGATTGTTGCCAAAAAACCCAACCGCGCCAAGACATTGCATAAACTCGGGCATTGTTATTTTGAAACGCATGTTGATGAGAAAGCGCTCGATTCACTGCGGGCTGCGATTCACTTGAAAGATGATTGTTCGACCTCGCATGTGATCTTAGGGCGAATCTATCGCAACCGGCGAATGTTAGAGCAAGCCGAATCCTGCTTCCGTTGCGCGGTGGACTTAGATTCTCATGATCCTGAAAGCCGCTATTGGTTGGCTTTGTTATTGTATGACGCTGGAGAGACAAACGAAGCGTTGATTTTTGCGCAGCTGGCTTTTGATATGGAGCCGGTGCGAGTTCGAAACCGCATATTACTGGCGAAATGCATTGCCGATTCAGGCAACCACGAGAATGCGCTGGCGATGCTGGACGAGTCATTGGAAGCCGGGTCGCCGTCGCTTGATCTGCTTCTTGCTTATTCAGACATCTGTCGCCTCGCTGGTCAGGTGTCCAAAGCGGTGGACGTATTTGAGCCTGTGCTGAAGCGCTTTCCCCGGCATCCACAATTGCGCGCGGAATTTGGCTTATTACTGCTTGATTCAGGGCGTTTTAAAGAGGCTGCCCCATATTTAAACCCCACCGGGACAATAAAAGCGGCCTGA
- a CDS encoding redoxin domain-containing protein → MSSLIRCLSIAGFLIVGYCFIFSTDAISQTAEKPLIDEDAQSLLKSVVRSFGAANNGRIHVDSEVTFRMQGMEDNYTKEYVFAWERPNKFAWRTGAETTGPSVISDGSKLFHYIESTSAYVESDAPVSLAELDLFPNDEDHIQGVRNPETIYHDFLLGADPWKELTRGMKSITFERDDSNAEGVHTIRLEREDFAYTFWVKKGDAPSLVKIKPEWNDFIAQGGIAGSEGLSIENEIQLSDWQLGSPVDPSVFQFTPGDGIRKAASLDDALTPPPPPAPDFSIQLMDGGEFKLSEYKGKKVVVLDFWATWCPPCRAAMPVMEEIAETYKDDVVILALNQQEPAETVKSYLSKNGFHPMVALDGGRVAGLYEVSVMPTFVIIDKEGMMRDYIPGFDPDIEKRIQALVD, encoded by the coding sequence ATGTCATCTTTAATCCGTTGTTTATCTATTGCTGGATTTTTGATCGTCGGATATTGTTTTATCTTTTCAACTGACGCCATATCACAGACGGCTGAGAAGCCGTTGATTGACGAAGACGCGCAGTCGCTATTGAAATCCGTGGTCCGTTCTTTTGGCGCTGCAAACAACGGACGCATTCATGTTGATAGCGAAGTGACTTTTAGAATGCAGGGGATGGAAGATAATTATACAAAAGAATATGTCTTCGCCTGGGAACGGCCAAATAAATTTGCATGGCGCACTGGCGCGGAAACAACCGGGCCGAGCGTGATCTCAGACGGTTCTAAACTATTTCACTATATTGAATCTACCTCTGCGTATGTCGAAAGCGACGCGCCCGTTTCCTTGGCTGAACTCGATTTGTTCCCAAATGACGAAGACCATATTCAAGGCGTCCGTAACCCCGAAACTATCTATCATGATTTTTTGTTGGGCGCTGACCCGTGGAAAGAACTCACGCGCGGCATGAAGTCGATTACCTTTGAGCGCGACGATTCAAATGCGGAGGGCGTACATACCATTCGGCTCGAGCGAGAAGATTTCGCATACACGTTTTGGGTGAAAAAGGGCGATGCGCCTTCGCTGGTGAAAATCAAACCGGAATGGAATGATTTTATCGCACAAGGCGGAATTGCGGGTTCGGAAGGATTGTCGATTGAGAATGAAATTCAGCTGAGCGATTGGCAACTGGGTTCGCCCGTCGATCCGTCGGTGTTCCAGTTCACGCCCGGCGATGGAATTCGTAAAGCAGCGTCGTTAGACGATGCGCTGACGCCTCCACCGCCGCCTGCGCCTGATTTCTCGATTCAACTGATGGATGGCGGCGAATTCAAATTGTCTGAGTATAAAGGCAAGAAAGTTGTCGTGTTGGATTTTTGGGCGACATGGTGCCCGCCGTGCCGCGCTGCAATGCCTGTCATGGAAGAGATTGCGGAAACCTATAAGGATGACGTGGTCATTTTGGCGCTCAATCAACAAGAGCCGGCTGAGACGGTCAAGAGTTACCTGAGCAAGAACGGGTTTCACCCCATGGTTGCGTTAGACGGCGGCCGGGTGGCAGGGCTGTATGAAGTCTCTGTGATGCCGACGTTTGTGATTATTGATAAAGAAGGAATGATGCGCGATTACATTCCGGGCTTCGACCCGGACATTGAAAAGCGAATTCAAGCGCTAGTAGATTAA
- a CDS encoding flagellar biosynthesis anti-sigma factor FlgM: MVDIVGINSTANQPNRVGDRGNVAKGSSSEAKATTSTTTASDRIEISAGARQVGVLSRLVKTAQAEPNVRADAVARAKEKMENGEFEGVEVSRDAAKKTLGVS; encoded by the coding sequence ATGGTTGATATCGTAGGGATTAATTCCACGGCCAACCAACCTAATCGAGTCGGCGATCGAGGCAATGTCGCCAAAGGTTCTTCGTCAGAAGCGAAAGCAACCACTTCGACGACAACCGCAAGCGACCGCATCGAGATTTCTGCAGGCGCCCGTCAGGTCGGCGTACTCAGTCGGTTGGTAAAAACCGCGCAAGCGGAACCAAATGTTCGCGCAGATGCCGTAGCGCGCGCAAAAGAAAAAATGGAAAACGGCGAATTTGAAGGCGTCGAAGTTTCACGCGACGCCGCAAAGAAGACTCTTGGGGTCTCGTAA
- a CDS encoding glycosyltransferase family 87 protein, whose protein sequence is MSMTRKPVPHIVQSAAVYLCAPISSAWLPLAGLLGFAAIFWRYQELVNLQWDFGAYYVAGKALLAGGNPYDPDSLKQAGQLITDADYHGLLFLYPPLFLRILTPLFYLDLFTASFVWFTLKCMTVQIMLLASLKLMRARVSILSLGLMNFAALTFHPIGLDFAAGNVAVFEGTLVLSGLWAWSTNRKGLAAALITLGSFMKISPFLLALYPLHRRNKRFLVSLAICIASLAILAALDWRMTAHYFAFTQSDAVVYHWDEQVQSVYNISLTSFILRTFAHTYFYQPLIDAAWLVPILTPLAPVLIFLALIVSVRKHEHADRSHNSPTLFCALLLAVLLVPPRLAGYTLCWTLFPCAHLLIQSWNQKHWSALVLTISGIFLLQWYFPPSQIKPGLGQLLVDSELLGLLSLYISACLLLCRHKKKTENNKLIINDLRTTRSHELPRHAH, encoded by the coding sequence ATGTCTATGACGCGCAAGCCGGTTCCTCATATCGTTCAATCAGCGGCGGTGTATCTCTGCGCCCCGATCTCCTCAGCCTGGCTCCCCCTGGCTGGGCTGTTAGGCTTTGCCGCCATCTTTTGGCGCTATCAGGAGTTAGTCAATCTTCAGTGGGATTTCGGCGCATACTACGTGGCAGGCAAAGCCCTACTCGCTGGCGGCAACCCTTACGATCCCGACTCCCTAAAACAAGCGGGACAATTGATTACCGACGCCGATTATCATGGCCTCTTATTTCTCTACCCTCCGCTTTTTCTGCGCATTTTAACGCCGCTTTTTTATCTCGATTTATTCACCGCCTCGTTTGTGTGGTTCACCCTCAAATGCATGACGGTGCAAATCATGTTGCTGGCGTCACTCAAACTGATGCGGGCGCGGGTCTCCATTCTCTCGCTGGGATTGATGAACTTCGCGGCGCTGACGTTTCATCCAATCGGACTGGACTTTGCAGCAGGCAACGTCGCCGTCTTTGAGGGAACGCTGGTTCTCTCTGGATTGTGGGCATGGTCGACCAACCGAAAAGGGCTTGCCGCTGCGCTCATCACGCTCGGTTCGTTTATGAAGATATCGCCGTTCCTGCTGGCGCTGTATCCACTCCATCGTCGTAACAAACGGTTTCTTGTTTCGTTGGCGATTTGCATCGCGAGCCTCGCGATTCTTGCGGCGCTCGATTGGCGCATGACGGCCCACTATTTTGCTTTTACTCAAAGCGACGCCGTGGTCTACCACTGGGATGAGCAAGTCCAAAGCGTGTACAACATTTCGCTGACCTCGTTCATTCTGCGCACCTTCGCCCACACCTATTTCTATCAACCACTGATTGACGCAGCGTGGCTCGTCCCAATTTTGACGCCATTGGCGCCCGTGCTTATTTTTTTGGCCTTGATCGTCTCCGTCCGAAAACATGAACACGCAGATCGCTCTCACAATTCCCCCACGCTGTTCTGTGCGCTGCTGCTCGCGGTCTTACTCGTCCCACCCCGGCTTGCGGGGTATACGCTTTGTTGGACACTGTTCCCCTGCGCCCATTTATTGATTCAATCCTGGAACCAAAAGCACTGGAGCGCCTTAGTATTAACAATCTCCGGCATATTTTTATTACAGTGGTATTTTCCTCCATCCCAAATTAAGCCCGGTTTAGGGCAATTACTTGTGGATTCTGAGTTGCTTGGCCTTTTATCCCTATACATCTCCGCTTGCCTACTATTGTGCAGACACAAAAAGAAAACAGAGAATAACAAATTGATAATAAATGATTTACGCACAACAAGGTCACATGAACTCCCAAGACATGCACACTAA
- a CDS encoding right-handed parallel beta-helix repeat-containing protein: protein MVRFLLFVACLVSGLPCLAAERSGSLSQNETWSLAESPWMITDDLTIEEGATVTIEPGVEVKLGAGVSIEVLGVLNAVGEKDAAISFDRAGARRWGGVSCEEPNGGGRFVYCDIRDGDNVGSGRIGMFNVMGSAYPVEIMNCTFENWPDDFNRKAIHMEDIIDVHISGCYFGEGANEAVHGSNAAALVEYCTFARRYDYSDALDIGDTKRPGPVPIVRKNVFLGSDDDAIDLDNCDAIVDGNLVMNCRGGGNDPIGISGDAGAESIITNNIIINCENGIGFKNGANITVMNNTIIDCDRGIWLHQSAAFAQVINTIIWGRDDQQAVRLERGSGISVIHSILHGSSVYPGSGNSNQWPAFVDYEGGDYHLFPGSPAIAGGASVDDLPDTDFDGRLRRNPIDIGAYVFDEFSACCNWLLH from the coding sequence ATGGTTCGATTTTTGTTGTTCGTTGCATGTCTCGTCTCAGGGCTGCCGTGTCTCGCAGCTGAACGAAGCGGGAGTCTCTCTCAAAACGAAACCTGGTCGCTTGCGGAATCTCCGTGGATGATTACCGACGATCTCACCATTGAAGAAGGCGCCACGGTGACCATTGAGCCGGGCGTCGAGGTCAAACTGGGCGCAGGCGTTTCGATTGAAGTCTTGGGCGTATTGAACGCTGTCGGCGAGAAAGACGCGGCGATCTCTTTTGACCGGGCCGGCGCCCGGCGCTGGGGCGGCGTCTCATGCGAAGAGCCGAACGGCGGCGGCCGCTTTGTTTATTGCGATATTCGTGACGGCGACAATGTGGGCAGCGGGCGCATCGGCATGTTCAACGTGATGGGTAGCGCTTATCCGGTCGAAATCATGAATTGCACATTTGAAAACTGGCCGGATGACTTCAACCGCAAAGCCATCCACATGGAAGACATCATCGACGTTCATATCAGCGGTTGCTATTTCGGCGAGGGCGCCAACGAAGCGGTACATGGCTCGAACGCGGCGGCGCTGGTTGAGTATTGCACCTTCGCGCGGCGCTATGACTATAGCGATGCGTTAGACATCGGCGACACCAAACGCCCGGGGCCAGTTCCTATCGTTCGCAAGAACGTGTTTCTTGGCAGCGACGACGACGCTATCGACCTCGACAATTGCGACGCCATCGTTGACGGCAATCTGGTGATGAATTGTCGCGGCGGCGGCAATGACCCTATCGGCATTTCGGGTGACGCAGGGGCGGAGTCGATCATCACTAATAATATTATTATCAATTGTGAGAACGGCATCGGGTTTAAGAACGGCGCCAATATTACCGTCATGAATAACACCATCATCGACTGCGACCGGGGAATCTGGCTGCATCAATCAGCGGCATTCGCCCAGGTGATTAACACGATTATCTGGGGGCGCGACGACCAACAAGCAGTGCGCTTGGAACGGGGATCGGGGATATCGGTCATTCATTCTATCCTGCATGGTTCCAGCGTGTATCCCGGCAGTGGAAATTCAAACCAATGGCCTGCGTTTGTTGATTATGAAGGCGGCGATTATCACCTCTTCCCCGGGTCTCCTGCGATTGCAGGCGGAGCGTCGGTAGACGATCTTCCTGATACTGATTTCGACGGGCGTCTGCGGCGTAATCCCATCGACATTGGCGCCTATGTCTTTGATGAATTTTCCGCCTGCTGTAACTGGCTGCTGCATTAA
- a CDS encoding SH3 domain-containing protein: MRCLFTLSVFVALMASCATNPPVIINGPQLLPVDESNNPLVSAFMDEFRQAIQTKDADWVIAHLDENVWSSFGGDGGIDEFIEHYKLREPDSFLWDVIETVFDLGATLGRIRDELHFTAPYVFSRFPKDYDAFFYSAVIVPDALMYSLPNDASDVIGALNYSVVKTAFKEDRGEKHENGFQKVETIDGQLGWVRDEYIRSPLEHRIVIKETPGGWKITALVEGD, encoded by the coding sequence ATGCGCTGCCTTTTTACACTTTCTGTTTTCGTTGCGCTGATGGCAAGTTGCGCAACCAATCCGCCTGTCATAATCAATGGCCCGCAGTTGTTGCCAGTTGATGAATCAAATAATCCCCTAGTTTCAGCATTCATGGATGAGTTTCGTCAGGCAATTCAAACCAAGGACGCCGATTGGGTGATTGCCCATTTGGATGAAAACGTTTGGTCGTCGTTCGGCGGCGACGGCGGCATTGATGAATTTATTGAACACTACAAACTGCGCGAGCCGGATTCGTTTCTCTGGGATGTTATAGAAACAGTATTCGACCTGGGCGCCACATTGGGGCGTATCAGAGACGAACTTCATTTTACGGCGCCCTATGTTTTTTCGCGCTTTCCCAAAGATTATGACGCATTTTTTTATTCTGCGGTGATCGTTCCTGATGCACTGATGTATTCTTTGCCGAACGATGCTTCTGATGTGATTGGAGCGTTAAATTATTCAGTTGTTAAAACCGCATTCAAAGAAGATCGGGGCGAAAAGCATGAGAACGGTTTTCAAAAAGTGGAAACCATTGATGGGCAACTCGGGTGGGTTCGAGATGAATACATCCGCAGCCCGTTGGAACATCGGATCGTGATAAAGGAAACGCCCGGCGGTTGGAAGATCACCGCTTTGGTCGAGGGAGACTAA
- the rbsK gene encoding ribokinase → MKRIFVIGSSNTDLVVKCPKLPKPGETVLGGDLIQANGGKGANQAVAAARLGGNVVFLCKVGGDAFGQDNINAYVREGIETQYIITDKDAASGAALILVDNAGENSIAVAPGANSRLSLADVDTLRDVIHDGDVMLLQLEIPLNTVIHAARIGRERGAVVILDPAPAPGGGLPDELLRSLDYITPNQHEADALASACGGCGADAMLQRGVKNVVITKDKEGCVLLSNDGSRSFPAYPVKAVDSTAAGDAFAGALAVGLSEGYNLENAISWAQQAAAVSVTRMGAQPSLPTRKELLAYNF, encoded by the coding sequence ATGAAACGAATTTTTGTGATCGGCAGTTCCAATACGGATTTAGTCGTTAAATGCCCGAAATTGCCAAAGCCCGGCGAGACCGTGCTGGGCGGCGACCTGATTCAAGCCAACGGCGGCAAAGGCGCCAACCAGGCGGTCGCGGCGGCGCGATTAGGCGGCAATGTCGTGTTTCTCTGTAAAGTCGGCGGCGACGCATTCGGTCAGGACAACATCAACGCATACGTCCGCGAAGGCATCGAAACTCAATATATCATTACCGATAAAGACGCGGCGTCTGGGGCCGCACTCATTCTGGTCGACAACGCAGGCGAAAATTCCATCGCCGTCGCGCCTGGAGCGAACAGCCGCTTGTCGTTGGCAGATGTTGATACGCTGCGGGACGTGATCCATGACGGCGACGTCATGTTGCTGCAACTCGAAATCCCATTAAACACCGTGATTCACGCCGCCCGGATCGGGCGCGAACGCGGCGCAGTAGTGATTCTCGATCCCGCCCCGGCGCCCGGCGGCGGTCTGCCGGATGAATTGCTGCGTTCGCTTGATTACATCACGCCCAACCAGCACGAGGCCGATGCGCTGGCCTCCGCCTGCGGCGGTTGCGGCGCGGACGCCATGCTGCAACGAGGCGTGAAGAACGTGGTCATCACCAAAGATAAAGAAGGTTGCGTGTTGCTTTCAAATGACGGCTCGCGCTCATTCCCCGCCTACCCGGTCAAAGCGGTTGATTCCACCGCAGCGGGCGACGCCTTCGCGGGCGCGCTGGCAGTCGGACTCTCGGAAGGGTACAACCTCGAGAACGCCATCAGTTGGGCGCAACAGGCCGCAGCGGTATCGGTCACCCGCATGGGCGCACAACCATCGCTGCCCACGCGCAAAGAACTACTTGCGTATAATTTTTAG
- a CDS encoding methyltransferase domain-containing protein, with protein sequence MDFLALQDGYPTIQEFETLQNDALYQELCQYSDTFVEKNPQAFGYYKTKWGDNPVRHWSRQWEYPFIYQRVNAFLKPKSGEPLSVFDAGSGLTFMPHYFCHLYENLNVECGDSDQQTCADAQGLNPPGSERARYSVQDIKKTTFADAQFDLVYCISVLEHCGNPTEIIHEFARVLKPGGRLVLTIDISFDGNKDIAPHLAAKMIQLLETQFTPDADYISMLKKFHPQQHLTTNYIKEKYPERTPWQPPYFFSLSVFGMCFVKK encoded by the coding sequence ATGGATTTTCTCGCGCTGCAAGACGGTTACCCGACGATTCAAGAATTTGAAACGCTGCAAAACGACGCGCTGTATCAGGAACTTTGCCAGTACAGCGATACGTTCGTTGAAAAAAATCCTCAGGCGTTTGGGTATTACAAAACCAAGTGGGGCGACAACCCGGTGCGCCATTGGTCGCGCCAGTGGGAATATCCATTTATTTATCAGCGGGTGAATGCGTTTTTGAAACCCAAAAGCGGGGAACCGCTATCGGTGTTTGACGCAGGGTCGGGGCTGACGTTCATGCCGCATTATTTTTGCCATTTGTATGAGAACCTTAACGTCGAATGCGGCGACAGCGACCAGCAGACTTGCGCCGACGCCCAGGGGCTGAATCCGCCGGGAAGCGAGCGCGCGCGTTACAGCGTTCAGGACATCAAGAAGACGACGTTCGCTGACGCACAGTTTGATTTGGTCTACTGCATTTCGGTCTTGGAGCATTGCGGCAACCCGACCGAGATCATTCACGAATTCGCCCGCGTACTGAAGCCGGGTGGGCGGCTGGTGTTGACGATTGATATCTCGTTCGACGGCAACAAAGACATCGCCCCGCACTTGGCGGCGAAGATGATTCAGTTACTCGAGACCCAGTTCACGCCGGACGCCGATTACATTTCGATGCTGAAAAAATTCCACCCGCAGCAACACCTGACGACAAACTATATCAAAGAGAAATACCCCGAACGTACGCCCTGGCAGCCGCCCTACTTCTTTTCGCTGTCCGTCTTCGGCATGTGCTTTGTGAAGAAGTGA
- a CDS encoding type II toxin-antitoxin system HicB family antitoxin, producing the protein MSERFTVIVEEGQDGYLISEVVGLPGCHSQARTHDELIERTKEAIELYIECKEPLERSRFVGLQEVEV; encoded by the coding sequence ATGTCTGAACGCTTCACGGTGATTGTTGAAGAAGGCCAAGACGGCTATTTGATTAGCGAGGTTGTCGGTTTGCCCGGCTGCCATTCTCAGGCGCGAACACATGATGAATTAATCGAGAGAACGAAAGAAGCAATAGAACTCTATATTGAATGCAAGGAGCCTTTGGAGCGTTCGCGTTTTGTTGGCTTACAAGAAGTCGAGGTTTAG
- a CDS encoding type II toxin-antitoxin system HicA family toxin translates to MPKFPVLTAKELIPILDKLGFECKRQKGSHMFFEHPDGRTTVIPNHPSEKLDRGLLVKIVKKDLELDRDEFLKLV, encoded by the coding sequence ATGCCGAAGTTTCCGGTACTCACTGCAAAAGAACTAATTCCTATTCTGGATAAACTTGGATTTGAGTGTAAACGTCAAAAAGGCAGCCATATGTTTTTTGAACATCCTGATGGTAGGACTACAGTGATTCCTAATCATCCTAGTGAAAAACTTGATAGAGGCCTATTGGTAAAGATCGTGAAAAAAGATTTGGAATTGGACCGGGACGAGTTTTTGAAGTTGGTTTGA
- a CDS encoding glycoside hydrolase family 140 protein: MLAQSRLGFIASILFVLAFGFISSTGYAQELNRLRVADNNRYLEYENGDPFLYIGDTAWELFHRLNREEAELYLNNRAEKGFTVIQAVAYPQLGNLKEANAYGHLPLINRDPAQPNEDYFKHVDFIVNKAEELGLVVGFLPTWGSYWDNNNRIFTVKNARAYANYLGKRYKNKPIIWILGGDSTIKNDLELDIISAMANGLREGDGGAHLITFHPRGPGQSSLKVHNQDWLDFNMIQSSHAAHNHDTGLFVEHDLAQTPLKPTLDGEPRYECINAGFYFKDWNRYDRFDDFDSRQAAYWAMMAGACGHTYGNNNIWQMWAPGRGAVIDANIHWRDALDHPGAFQMKHLRKLFESYDFRKLVSDNSFIVDAPRSGGAKVRGIHASDGSFAFVYTPYGEPFTVNSSVIKKPRVKETWFDPRYGVSYHIHTSENLGFQTYTPPCSASGRGNDWVLVLEGE; encoded by the coding sequence ATGCTTGCTCAAAGTCGTCTTGGATTTATTGCATCTATATTATTTGTACTCGCATTTGGCTTTATTTCATCAACGGGATATGCCCAAGAACTGAACCGCCTGCGCGTTGCAGATAACAATCGTTACCTCGAATACGAAAACGGCGATCCGTTTCTCTACATCGGCGACACCGCCTGGGAACTCTTTCATCGTCTCAACCGCGAAGAGGCGGAACTCTATCTAAACAACCGCGCGGAAAAAGGCTTCACCGTCATCCAGGCGGTTGCGTATCCGCAATTGGGCAATCTCAAAGAAGCAAACGCCTATGGACATCTGCCCCTCATCAACCGCGACCCCGCACAACCCAATGAAGACTATTTTAAACACGTCGACTTCATTGTGAATAAGGCGGAAGAACTCGGACTGGTCGTAGGATTCTTGCCAACCTGGGGCAGTTATTGGGACAACAACAATCGAATTTTCACGGTAAAAAACGCCCGTGCTTATGCAAACTATCTCGGCAAGCGCTACAAAAACAAACCCATCATCTGGATTCTCGGCGGCGACTCTACAATCAAAAATGATTTAGAACTCGACATCATTTCAGCAATGGCGAATGGATTGCGCGAAGGCGACGGCGGCGCACACTTGATTACGTTCCACCCCCGTGGGCCGGGACAATCATCATTAAAAGTACACAATCAAGATTGGCTGGATTTCAACATGATTCAGTCGTCTCACGCCGCTCATAATCACGACACCGGATTATTCGTTGAACATGACCTCGCGCAAACGCCGCTGAAGCCGACCCTCGACGGCGAGCCGCGCTATGAGTGCATCAACGCGGGCTTCTATTTCAAAGATTGGAACCGTTACGACCGCTTTGACGATTTCGACTCGCGCCAGGCGGCCTACTGGGCGATGATGGCGGGCGCCTGCGGACACACCTACGGCAACAACAATATCTGGCAAATGTGGGCGCCCGGACGCGGCGCCGTCATTGACGCCAACATTCATTGGCGCGATGCGCTCGACCATCCCGGCGCGTTTCAAATGAAACACTTGAGAAAACTGTTCGAGTCCTATGATTTTCGCAAACTGGTTTCTGATAATTCTTTTATCGTTGACGCGCCCCGTTCAGGCGGCGCCAAAGTGCGCGGCATTCACGCCAGCGACGGTTCGTTTGCGTTTGTTTACACGCCTTATGGCGAACCGTTTACGGTCAATAGCAGTGTCATCAAAAAACCGCGCGTGAAAGAAACCTGGTTCGACCCGCGCTATGGCGTGTCATACCACATCCACACATCCGAAAACCTGGGTTTCCAGACCTACACGCCGCCCTGTTCCGCTTCAGGCCGCGGCAATGACTGGGTGTTGGTTCTTGAGGGGGAATGA